The Pongo pygmaeus isolate AG05252 chromosome 20, NHGRI_mPonPyg2-v2.0_pri, whole genome shotgun sequence sequence AGGGCCTCCTGTCACAAGCAGTGATGAGGCCGTGGAAACTCGGATGTGTTTCCATCTGTCACACGCCTCCAGGGGCGGCCCTCAGAGCTGGCAGGGCGACCTCTTCCCCATACAGGGGTGCTGCTTTGTGTGGCTGCGTAAACCCCACAGCTGGTGGGCCAGGGACTAAACTGCTCTGCTGACTGCCCATCACAGCACAGCAGTCTAGCTCAGGAGTGTCCAACAGACAGATGGGGAACACGGATAGACCCCTGGAGGACCCCATGCCAGGCCTCCTCTGCAAGTCCCCTTAGACATCAGCTCAGGACAAAGAACCTCCGGCTCCTGGAATCTGCACCAGGCCGAGGGCTGAAGCCCACAGGAGCTGGCGAGAAGCACAGTGCCCTCCACCCTGACACCCCTCCTGAGAGCTGGGGGAAGATGGCGGCtgcctggggtggggctggggtcagCAGTGGAGCCCATGGACGGGAGAGGACGGCGGctgcctggggtggggcccaTGGATGGGGGAGGACGGTGGctgcctggggtggggcccaTGGACGCGGTGGGAGGGAGGCAGTCGGGGCTTGTCGGACATCCCGGCCACATCCTCCAGGGCACCCTGGCTGGCCTGGCCCAAAGCCCAAGGCACGTGGGCCGCCTGTGGGTACTGCTCGcgggaggaggctggggagggtgagAGGCTGGTGGGGTGGGCCAGGGCAGGGGTGCCCACCTGCTcgggggaggaggctggggagggggagaggctggcggggtggggcgggggtgcCCACCTGCTTGGCGGAGGGTGTCATGCCCTGCTGCACCACGATGAGGGCCCGCGTGATGTTCTCCTCCTGCATGCGCTGGCAGTACACCTTGATGGTCTTgatgcccaccttgggctcctcTGCAGACAGAGAGCGTGCTGGCCTGCACCACCCTGGGCCCTCCTGGCCCTCACCCACCCAGACCCCAGAGCACCCGAGTTCCAGCCCCATTCCACACAGGTGCTTCTCCTGCTCGGGCCTCGGCTTCCGCGTTTGCAAAATGAGGCCTGAGTTGCAGGATCCCAGGACAGGGGAAGAGAGGACTGAAACCTCTCATTCACCCGGAGACAGGGACAGGGGGCTGACACCCCTCAGTCACCCAGAGACCAGGGAGAAGCAGAGACCTTCGACTCTGAGAGGCTCCCACCCTGGGCAGTTCTGGGGAGGCGGGTGACTCAGCACCAGCCTCTGCAACAAGCACACCTCACACCCCAGGACACTCTCTTTAAGAAGCATCacctgaggccgggtgcggtgactcacacctgtaatcttagcactttgggaggctaaggcaggtggataacttgaaatcaggagttctaaaccagcctggccaacgtggtgaaaccccgtctcaattaACAATAcaagccgggagtggtggctcacgcctgtaatcccagcactttgggaggccgaggcgggcagatcacgatgtcaggagatcgagaccatcctggctaacaaggtaaaaccccgtctctaataaaaatacaaaaaattagccggcgcctgtagtcccagctactcgggaggctgaggcaggagaatggcgtgaacacgggaggcagagcttgcagtgggcggagattgcgccactgcactctagcctgggcaacagagcgtgactctgtctcaaaaaaattaattaattaattaataaacaatacaaaaagaaaaagtagccaggtgaGATGGTGTATGCCTGTCAACCTAGctttttaggaggctgaggtgggaagattgtttgaacccaggaggtggaggttgcagtgagccaagattgcgccactgcacactccagcctgggtgactaaggcaggctcagtctcaaaaaaaaaaaaaaaaaaaaaagaagactgggcgcagtggctcacgcctgtcatcccagccctttgggaggctgaagcgggtggatcacctgaggtcaggagtttgaaagcagcctggccaacacggtgaaacctcatctctactaatatacaaagaaaaactagccaggcatggtggtgggtgcctgtaatctcagctactcaagctgaagcaggagaatcgcgtgaactcagaaggtggaggctgcagcaagccgagatggcaccactgcactccagcctgggcgacagaatgagactctgtttaaaaaaaaacaaaacaaaactcagcaGCATCACCAGGTCCGCTTGACCGACATGCTCCGTCACCCCACTGATTAACTCTGGGTGCAGGGCTGTGCCCCTAAGGCGCTTGCAATCCCCCAACCGCTGAGGGCTTTAGAGCCATAGTGGGGAGGCAGACAGGTGGGGAGACTTCCGCAAAGCAGGTGCTGAAACCGAGGGTCCCGGGTTCCTGGGAAAAGAGGCCCGAGCACAAGCTCGAGGGATGAGTAGCGGACGCTGACAGGGGAGAAGGGGCATGGGGTGCGGAGGAATgggctggggagggcaggggccGCAGCTCACAAGGAGGCTGCGCTGACCCAGACGGGGCCTCCTGGGCCAGGCCAAGAAGCTGGAAGAGCACCCAACGGCCAGGATGGGGGAGCCAAGGGACACACAAGGGCAAAAAGGTCATGGGGGGCTGGGAGTGAGTGGGGAGGTCCTTGGGACTCTCCTAGTTGGCGGGAAGAGAGAAGGGGACTGAGAGGGAAACTAGAAAGAGGCTGTGCATGAGAGGGGTCAGAGGTCAACGGCATCGCCCACagcaaggaaggggaggggagttttcctcccagcctgggcagagaGACAAATGCTGGGCACCAGGCGAGTGGGGGGTGGGTGCTAGCAGCCGGCTCCTCGGCAGGTGCTCGGGTGGCTCCACCGGAACTCCCCCGGGACCCGCTGCTCACCTGGAAAGAACACAAACATCTGGTCGGTGGGGTCATCGTTGTGGGCCACCAGCACGGTGAGGTCCGTGCGCCGCGGCCGCCCCTCACTCGGCTTGTCCCCAAATTGGGCTTTGAACTCCTCCAGGGTCTGGTCAAGCTCGTCCTGGGTCACCAGGTAGCCACGGTCGTGGCACAGCTGCAGAGAGAAAGAACCAGCTGACCCCAGGGCAGAGAGAGGAAGGCGGCCAGAGCTCGTGACCCGGAAGTCAGACCTGCGGCTGCTGCAGAGGACAGAGGTGAACAGCAAATGGGCTGAACACTCACTGTGTGCCCCATGAGAGCCACCCCGGCCCCCACAGCCCCACACCACAGGATGGGACCAGTGTGATCCTGAGAGGATCGCAGAGATGTCCAGCCTTGACCAAGACCGTCTGTCCATCCAGCCTCACAGGAACCTGGCAGGGAGCAAAGCCCTCCAAACCACTTTGCAGAGCTACCCTAAAGGCAGGGACAAAGGcggggcgcggaggctcacgcccgTGATCCCAGTGCttaaggaggccgaggcaggagggttgcttgaggccagttcaaggatgcagtaagctatgattgcacgactgcactgctgcctgggcgacagagtgaaaccttatctcttaaaaaaaaatgacagggaTCGAAACATATGTGACTTCAGGCTGACAATGTTTGAGGCCCGGAGGAAGGAGAATCAGGCTGCGGGGGGCTTCGCTGAGGACAAGGGCGAGGAGTGGGAAGCAAGACAAAGCAAAAGCTCTCAAACGGCCCCAATGGCTGAGGCAGGACCCTGAACCGCAGGCCCTCAGGCCTCTGCCCGGCTTCCAAACCGGACTCGGCCCAGTGGCCTCCATCTGCCCCAGACCCCAAGGCACGGGTTCCAAGCTCCACGTCCCCATCGAAAGCCTCAGCTCGCCCGCTGCTTCCCAACCACCAACTCTGCCAGCCTCGGATGCTGAGACTCCCTGGCGTTCAGGACGCAAGGACAAATGGCGACGCTAAATCGCAGAGAGGGGCAGAGTCTGGGGGCGCCCCCCGTCCCCATTCCTCCTCTCGCCGCCATGCGCGCCGCACCAGCCGGAGCCGCCCGTCCACCCTTAAGCCCCGCATCCGGACGTCTCGAAACCCCCTCCCTTCCCCGCTGCCGGCTCAGGTCGGGTCCAGCGCCTGGCATCCCCGGCGGCCTCCGGGCCTCCCGTATCGGCCCGGCCCTTCGTCGCTGCTGCTCCGACGGGACTACGAGGAGACGCCGAGCTCGACCCCACCTCGGGCCCCTGCACCCGCCGCCCGCGCCCCCGCCCCCAACACCACGCGCGACTCACCTGCATGATGGTCTTGCGGATTTTCCAGAGCCGGTACGTCTCCTCCTCGTCGTCCATGGCCGCCGCCGCTCGCACCCCTTATCCGTGCGAGAACCCGCGCGGACTGCGCCTGCGCCGAATCCGAATCAGGCCCCCTCCACCTAACCCCGCCCGCGCTGGGCTGTCGTCGGCGAATGCCTGAATGCAGCAACGTCTGGGATCGGCAGCACCAAGGGCAGCCCGAGCCTTACGAGAGCGGCAGTTGGCTGAGCGAGACTCTCGCCTCCGTAGTTCTCGTGTGCCTTTGGCCGCACGGCCTCTCGGGAGTTGTAGTTTCCGTTCAACTCCCACCTTGGGGCAACAGTTTAGAATCCACGAGGCGGGGGCGAAGTGTGgacggggaaactgaggcctggatgGGGTCAAGGGGCAGCTCGGCTCCTAGGGATGGTCTGGGAGCCTAGTGGgaactctataaatatttgtgcatCAAACTGTACAGGGTTTCCTCCGTTGGCTCCAGGCCAGGTCAGGGTTAATtcccttgggcctcagtttccctacctgTGCAATGGCAATAAAGTGTCCCTACCTTAGACGGTTAACTGAGAGTCTTAGGTAGAGCTAGGCATATCTCTAGGTGCTTATTAAGTCCCCTCACCTCTGTCCTCTCCCCTGAGCGCCACCAGCCTAGCCTGGGTATCTCCCCACCCCAGACTCTTCCTGTCTTTGCAAACCTCCTCACTTCCCCAGGTTCACGGAGAACCCCAGCCCAGCACTTGCTGTGTGCAGGCAATCAGTAACTTATTCAGTGatgcattcattaattcaacatttACTCAGCAACCTACAGTGATGGTGAATAAAACAGGCCAAGTATCCCTCGCATTCAGATACAGACAAGAtttagtaaaatataataaataacgtggccgggcgtggtggctcatgcctataatcccagcactttgggaggctgaggcgggcagagcatgagatcaggagtttaagaccatcctggctaacacagtgaaagcccgtctctactaaaaatacaaaaaattagctgcgccaggtggcgggtgcctgtagtcccagctacttaggaggctaaggcaggagaatctcgtgAACCTgtaaggtggaggtttcagtgagccaagatcgtgccactgcactccagcctaggcaacagagcaagactctgtctcaaaaataaaatgaaataaaataaaataaaataaacaacaacgtTAGAAAGCGACAAAGCTACGGAAGAAGAAAGAGCAGAGAGGCTAAGTGAcatggggagaaggggagaacTGCAGTATCAGATGGGGAGGTCAGCGAATACAGTGAGGACAGATTCAAGCAAAAATCCTATTAGGAGTGGTGGCTcatcactgtaatcccagcactttgggtggccgaggcgggcagatcatgagatcaggagttccagaccagcttggctaacatggtgaaaccctgtttctactaaaaatacaaaaattagccaggtttggtggtgggcgcctgtactcccagatactcgagaggctgaggcaggagaatcacttgaacccgggaggcggaggttgcagtgagccgagatcgcaccactgcactccagcctgggtgacagagcaagactccatcgagaaaaaaaaaaaaaaaatcccgttGGGcgggatggctcacacctgtaattgcagcactttgggaagctgagtggggaggatcccTTTGTTGTAGTTTTGCAATTTTTAGTTGTCACTGACTTTTTTACACTGATATTTGAGATTCTTTTTGGGGGGCTGCCGggggctacttttttttttttcctgagacagaatctcactctgtcccccaggctggagtgcagtggcgccatctcggctcactgcaagttccgcctcccgggttcacaccattctcctgcctcagcctcccgagtagctgggactacaggcacctgccaccacgtctggctaattttttgtatttttagtagagacggggtttcaccatgttagccaggatggtctcaatctcctgacctcatgatccgcccgcctcagcctcccaaagtgctgggattacaggtgtgagccaccccgcccggtcTGTGCAGGCTTTCTTATCTAACTACCTAAGTTTTCTTTCtcaccttgaggccaggagtttgagacgagcctaggcaacataggaagaccccatttcttttttcgttgttgttttttgagaccaagtctcgctctgtcacccaggctggagtacagtggcgtaatctcagctcactgcagcctccacctcctgggtttaaatgattctcctgccctggcctcccaagtagctgggattacaggcgtgagccaccacacctggctaatttttttgtatttttggtagagacggggtttcaccatgttagccaggctggtcttgaactcctgacctcagatgatctgctcgcctcggccttccaaagtgccgagattacaggcgtgagccacagcacccagccaggaagaccccatttctacaaaaaaatttaaaaattagctgggcgtggtgggtgcacctgtagtcccagttacttgggaggctgaggtgggaagatctacgatcacctgagcccagtggttgaggttgcagtgagctgtgattgtgccactgcactctagtctgggtgacagagcaagacgctgtctccaaacaaacagaaaacaaaaaccagaagaggagagagaggaaacctGGGGTTGCCTGGGGATAGCTGTATCAGGCAGACAGCACAGCCAGGGCAGAGGCCCTGAGGCTGTGCCTCACCTGGAGTGTTCCTGGCAGGGAAGGGGCAGGAGAGGGGGTCAGAGGGCAAGGTGGGGCAGGTCCCATGAGGCCTTGCTGGTCAGGGTGAAATGTTTGGAGCTGCTGTGTTGGGAAATGACTGTCGGGAACCGGGGCAGAAGTGAGAGACCACGGAGGGACTGGGAAGACAAACTTGCCACAAGTCGGGGTGGCTCCAACTATGGTAGAGGCAAGCACAGAGCGGGGAGGGTGCCACAGGgcgagaaaaagagggagaaagggaacaaAGCTGTCCCTGTGAGCAGTGAAAAGAGGAGTGGGAGGGTGGAGGACTGTAGGTCGAGGTGAGCTCTGGAGTTCAGGGCAAGGTCTAGGGGATGGACGTGCAGGCAGGGTGGCCACATGGTGAAGATTAGAGCCGGGAGCCTGGACCAGGTCCTGGGAGCAGAGCAGAGTCCGGGAGAGTGAGTCCAGCCCTGCTGGTGTTCAGAAGCCCggagaaggagaggaggcagcagcaggaggggagggaggctcAGCACAGACACTGGAGCAGCCCCTGAGCTGCAGACctggctgtgtgatctcaggcaggttactcaacctctctgtgcctccccctcccctcccttgtaAAACAGGGACAAGAACAGCACCCACTTCATAGGGTAATTGGCTAATAATTGCAATGTACATAGAGCAGCGCCTGGCACCAGCACTGCATAAGTGTTCCTTAATAGGATAAAGGGCAGGAGGTTGCCAGGTCTCCTGGAAACCCGGTGAGGAAGGTGTctaggggcagagggagggagtggCTATGTGATGCCACCGCCAAGTCAGCCTGAGGACTGAGCAGGGATTCGCCTAGCAGACATTGCGTGTGACTCAGGGAAGGGGGCCAGTGCCTGGCAGGACAGATTTGAGGGAGGAGGGGAATTGGAGTTGTAGGGCAGATACATTGGGGGGTGGTCAGGAGACGGACAGGGCTCAGGGGTGAATTTTATGACAGAAGAAAGGGCACCTGCAATAAAGACCCAGTAGTGACCTGCAAATCCGGGGGCAGAAGTGGATTAAGAGAGGCTAAGCCCAAGCCAGGGGCGGCCTGGATGGTAACAGCAGAGCCAGAGGCCCAAAAGTCAGGCCATGATCCACACACAGGGCAGGTGAAAACGTAAGAAGGTGCAGCCGCTATAGAAAACAGTCtggtcggccaggcacagtggctcatgcctgtaatccaagtgctttgggaggctgaggcaggcggatcacctgaggtcaggggttcaagaccagcctggccaacatagtgaaaccccatctctactaaaaataccaaaattagccgagcgtgttggtgcaggcctgtaatcccagctacttgggaggctgagggaggagaatcgcttgaacctaggaggtggaggttgcagcgagccgagatcacaccactgcactccagcttgggcaaaaagagtgaaactccatctcaaaaaaaaaaaaaaaaaaaaacagtctggtGGATCCTCAAATTGTTACACAAAGAGtcaccatatgactcagcaattccgcTCCTAGGCatacacccaagagaaatgaaaacatacgccCACACAAACACTTGTACAGCTTTACAAactcaaaaagtgaaaacaacccatagctgggcatggtggcgcatgcctgtaatctcagctattcaggaggctgaggcaggagaatcacttgaacctgggaggcggaggttgcagtgagctgagattgcgccactgcactccagcctgggcaacagagtgagactctgtctcaaaaaaaaaaaacaaacaaaccagatgTCCACCcacagatgaataaatgaacacaaCGTGATCCCTCCACACACTGGAATATttctcagccatgaaaaggaatgacgAGGCTCTGACACAGGCCACAATGTGGATGCAGCCTGAGGACCTCATGCTCAGTgagagaagccaggcacaaaagaacatgcagtgtgtgatcccatttctatgaaatgtccaggacaGGCCCATCCATGGAGACACGAGGGGATGTGTGGGTGCCAGGTCCTAGGGGAGGAGATGGAGAGTGAAGGCTGATGGGGTCTGGGCTTCCTTTGGGgacaatgaaaatattctgggctgggtgcggtggctcatgcctgtaatcccagcactttgggaggcctaggcaggtggatcacctgaggtcgggagtttgagaccagcctgaccaacgtggagaaaccctgtcactattaaaaatacaaaattaaccgggtgtggtggcgcatgcctgtaatcccagctactcgggaggctgaggcaggagaattgcttgaacccgggaggtggcggtgcagtgagccgagatcgtgccattgcactccagcctgggcaacaagagcgaaattctgtctcaagagaaaaaaaaaattctggaactagatagaggtgatggTCTCATAACATTGTACACGTCctaaaaacactgaattgtacactttgaaGTGGTTAAAATGTTGAATTTCATACGTATTTTGTTTgaatttcagaaattttttttttttttttgagacagagtcttgctgtatccccccaggctggagtgcagcgacacgctctcggctcactgcaacctccatctcccgggttcaagcaattctcctgcctcagcctcctgagtagctgggatt is a genomic window containing:
- the POLR2E gene encoding DNA-directed RNA polymerases I, II, and III subunit RPABC1 isoform X1: MDDEEETYRLWKIRKTIMQLCHDRGYLVTQDELDQTLEEFKAQFGDKPSEGRPRRTDLTVLVAHNDDPTDQMFVFFPEEPKVGIKTIKVYCQRMQEENITRALIVVQQGMTPSAKQSLVDMAPKYILEQFLQQELLINITEHELVPEHVVMTKEEVTELLARYSKLRENQLPRIQAGDPVARYFGIKRGQVVKIIRPSETAGRYITYRLVQ
- the POLR2E gene encoding DNA-directed RNA polymerases I, II, and III subunit RPABC1 isoform X2, which codes for MDDEEETYRLWKIRKTIMQLCHDRGYLVTQDELDQTLEEFKAQFGDKPSEGRPRRTDLTVLVAHNDDPTDQMFVFFPEEPKVGIKTIKVYCQRMQEENITRALIVVQQGMTPSAKQSLVDMAPKYILEQFLQQELLINITEHELVPEHVVMTKEEVTELLARYKLRENQLPRIQAGDPVARYFGIKRGQVVKIIRPSETAGRYITYRLVQ